gCGAATACAAGGTTCAAAACCTTCATCCCTCGTTAAGATTTTCCATTCACAGAAAGTACAATACATAATCTAAGCAAGTGATTATGTAAGTATGTTTACATAAGGCAAATAATCCGATGATGAATATCGTCGGTTTTGGTCAAGGCAAGTCGAGTCAAAACTCACGTAGAGTCAAAACCCAATGCGAATCGATCAAATCAGTTCACTAAATTAACATTCGATATTTATTAGTGTTATTACTAGTTTTAAGTTATTGATCTTGAGCTTTTCTTGAACTCCTCGCTTTCCCACGCGAGATACAATCCTATGCATATTAGGGGTTCTCCTAAGTCATAGAGGAGCCTAGTCGAGCAACTAAAGAAGGTCGTGCTTCACGTGGATGGGACGGGAGTAAACGTTACGTTACTCCATGTCTACCAAACCCAGCAGTCCCcttcgacccaaaaaagaaaaaaaaaatctggttGGCCACTCGATTGTTTAATGAACTCTACGAAACCctgttataaaaaaaagaactctaCGAAACCCaatgtccttttctttccctcccgtTTCTGGCTAAAACAAAATTGGCCCCGTCTTTGCTGGCGTGCTTCATGTGGATCCAACTTTCAGACCATCCAAGAACAGAAGCAATCGCGTTGAAAGGTACAGAAAACATGCAAATGTTGCTAACGTGGAGAGTCGTCGGTTGGCCTAGAATGCCCCCaccaatttttgtttcaaacattAGCCCCTCGAGCTTCATAATCGATGTTAAAGAGCAAATAGAGCCCATTCGAGGCGAGACTTTTACTTATGACTTGACGACTTTCGATTCCacgaaagaaaatttcttttatctgaattattattttaagaaatgattggatgataatatttgatttattatgaaaataacaatttggactacaaaaaattgaaaaataaataattataaattgttgcaaGCTTTTTAAAGAATTTGTTAACGacaaattcttattttcacaATAGCTTAAAAATTGTTGTGCTAGTAAAATCATATCATTTTTTACCCAATTTCCTTTCACTGCCTATGACAAGATTTCTCAAGCATTTTGTGTGAAGTGCTAAGTAGCACCAATATCGATATACAACATGATATGTCGATacgtcatttttaaaaaaatagagaatttcaataCATTAGaatgtatttatatattaaatttatttttctatataaataataatagaagAGATTATAATggatttacactaaaaatattaatgttaatattattcattgtttcaatttaataaattcaattacaTTTCATTTCTATAATTCACGAATTTGGAGgaagaaaagataaacaatTCACATTTTACTACAataagttgaaaagaaaataatcaacattctaccattaaatataacaataagtcttttattttatttttatttttctttacgaatttacattttgatattttatttattgaaattttttaaattgatttgtGTATGTTGGAATTGCgtattgaaatttggaatttgcaCGTCagaatatataaagaaaattaattacgTACCGAATTTTTGACATCCATTAATTGCAAGTCGGAGCATGTCAAAATATTGGATGTGATAcgaaaattttcgaaaaatgtcGGTACTTTCTAATGAAAGGAAAGCTTTCCACGCTTTTAATGCCAAGCGTTATCACAGGGAGAGCGCATGGTCGTCACCTGTCAGCTTCTCTGCTATGAACGCCGTAAGAAAAGTGAGGAATGGTGGTTAGTCATCGAGAATTGCACTTTGTTCATTAGTCATATCATCTCGTGCTTTTTAAGTCTCTGAAAAGACGGGAGATACCGAGCACTGcagtcgccgtcgccatcttcatcttcatcttcatcatttcACGATGTCTGAAACTAGTCACCGCACCAAAGAAGTCGAACCCATCAATGGCTTCTGCGCCGAAACCAGGACCTTCCGCAGCCTCAGGCCCTCCgtcccctctccctcctccttccctccccATTTCGCTCACCGACTTCCTCTTCTCCatcctcccctcctcctcctcctcctcctcctcgccgttCCTCGTCGACGCCGCCACCGGCCACCGGGTCACCTACCCGCGCTTCATCTCGCAATGCCGGGCTCTCTCGTCCTTCCTCGTCAGCCGCTTCCCTTCCCTCTCCAAGAACGACGTCGTCCTCGTCCTCCCGCCATTTTCCCTCCACGTCCCCGTCATCTACTTCACTCTCCTCTCCCTCGGCATCGTCGTGTCCCCGGCGAACCCCCTGAGCTCCGCCTCCGAGATCCGCCACCTGGTCGGGCTCAGCAAGCCCGTCCTCGCTTTCGTCACCTCCCAAGCAGCTCAAGCTGCCTACGCTCAGGCACGGCACCATCCTCATCGACTCGCCCGAGTTCGAGTCCGTTTTGTCCCGGACCGGCCTGAAGGAGACCGATCCCGTTCTCCGCAATGTCAACCGGGTCACGCAGGCCGACCCCGCGACGATTCTCTACTCTTCGGGCACGACGGGCCGGGTCAAGGGCGTACTCATGACCCACGGAAACATGATCGCGGGGGTCGCCGGCGCTCGCCAACCCGAGCCAGGCCCAAAGCCCGTTTGGCTGTTTCCACTTCCCCTGTTCCACGTGTATGGTTTTGCGTCGATATTGAGAGCCTTTGGGATGGGGGCGACCGTGGTTTTGATGGGGAAGTTCGAGCTTGAGGCCATGCTGAAGGCCGTGGAGAAGTATAGAGTCGGCTTGTTGCCGGTGTCGCCGCCGGTCGTGCTAGCGTTGGTGAAGTCGGAGCTGATCGGGGAAGTATGACCTCAGCTCACTCCGCACCGTCATGTGCGGCGGAGCGCCGCTTGGGAAGGAGGTTTCCCAGCGGTTCCAGCAGCAATTCCCTAACGTGGAGCTGGTGCAGGTAAAATGCCATTAGTGTTAAAAGATATTAAAACAAACATAACTTccatattttgtaatttatttggccaaaaaaatagttagccctttaattttaggattaatacaaaaagataaatttgccttaaaataattttttgaccacaaaaaatccgaAACTAGTATACTCGTGATATTAGTGTCTATTatattttaccattaaattatTGAGGTAAATGACATGTAACAATTGAGGGGTATActggttttgaattttgtccTCCGATCCCAATTTGTGGTGTTtagttatattaatttaatttaacggaaattaatagatagcaaatttgtcacaaatgacCCGTTCGAGTTTTTTGGtgggtaaaaaaattaatttttggcaaattttgtcACAGACATACAAGTTTGAGATTCTTCTTGAtattaattcttaattttaatCCCGAAAAAGAAATGGCTGACTTCGATGAAAATAAAAACTGACCTAAAATCACTGCTGGCTTTGGACATCATTGGTAATCCATATAGAACACGATACTTGTTTTCCTCCATTTCATGCTATGTCAAGGTGACAAAGATTAGTTTTTGCATATTTACTAAATTTGTTTCAATCCTGTCGAAAGGTGAAATCCCTATGCCAAAACTCGTGGGATATGCAAGGAATTACCGGTATTTTTAATGTACAGGCAAAAACCAAACTAAAGTCTTAAGCCCCAGATCGTTTAGTACTGGACCAATTACTTACATGCCAAAATGCTTGGGcatgatttctttattttttttgtaagtagGACTTTTTAACTATATGGCACTCAATaaccttctctcttcttttttttcccaattacttgagtgtcatattgcttttcaattgatcaattgagtgcaaaaattattaaaaacgtTCACCATAGTGTTATGCCATGTTAGATTTCTAGAATTTGAGTGAATGTTTTTAAGAAGTTTTGGTAGTGATCAATGAAAGTTACGGTACGTAAgtgaatgtttttcttttttgaagttaTCACACTTGAGTGGTCGAAAAAAAAGTTACGGCAGTTAAGTGAGTCTTatatgaaagttatggcacttataGTGTTCTTATCCCACCAATGAGTGATGAGCACTGCATAACTGATTGCATTATATGACCTCAATCTGAAATTACCTGACGATGGATCTTAAGATAACTGCATTATATGACCTCAATCTGAAATTGCCTGACGATGGATCTTAAGATAAAATTGTTGCATCGGATACATTAaatcaacaatcaatcaaaagGTGCATTACGTTCATTGAATTACACTATAACTCAATTTGGTACTCATAGGCTTACCCCCATAGGTACCGCATGCGTACCATGATAGTGCTGTGCTAGAAATTTGGATGACGACAAcatgaaagaattgaagaacatGAGGAAGTAGATACGGGCACATAGTTTTGAGTTGATGGATGCAAAAGATCAATAGATGTAAATGACTGATGGCTTTTTCTACATTGACATGTCCAAATGAATTTTTCAGGGTTATGCATTGACAGAGAGCCTCTTAGGAAGTAGGATGATGGGGCCTGATGAGACCAAGCAATACGGCTCCATTGGTCGCCTTGCCGAGTATATGGAAGCCAAAATAGTCAATCCTGTTACTGGAGAAGCTCTACCTCCTGGCTGCAAAGGCGAATTGTGGCTGCATGGCCCAGCCATCATGAAAGGTCAATAGTCATACCACAAACTCTCATCCTGGATTGCTTTCCTTCTGGAATCTGTGAAGAAAACCTATCTGGAGATCTGTTGCACATTTTGTTCAAGCACCATCAAGTTAGGAAATGCCCGTCTTTCTATTGAAACACTGACTTGCTTACAAAAATTGCAGTACAAAATTAGATATCCTGGTTTCCTCAGACATCGTCAATTACTATGCTGCTTCCTGCATAAGGATTTCTCATTTCACTGCTGGAACTCCTCTTTGAGCTTCACGTGTCACTTGTGAAACTCAGATGTTCTGAATCTCTCCTGATTCCATTTAGGTTATGTTGGAGATGAAAAGGCAACGGCTGAGACATTGGATCCTGAAGGTTGGCTAAAAACTGGCGATCTTTGTTACTTTGACTCAGAGGGGTTCCTCTACATTGTAGATAGGCTAAAGGAATTGATAAAATACAAGGCGTATCAGGTAGCTGCTATCATAAGGAATCTTTTGCTGGTGAAATCTGATGCTTCACATTTTTCCATAATCAGATTTTGTCATCTCAATCTCATCCCATCCTACAGGTTCCACCTGCTGAATTGGAGCATTTACTTCAATCTCATCAACAAATTGCGGAAGCTGCAGTGATACCGTATGCTCCAGTGCTTGTCTTATGACCTTCATAGATGcattgagagttttttttttggggtcaaacaTGGATGCATAGAGTTTTCATGAGCAAAAagtctcattttatttttatttaccatTCACTGACCTTTTAATTACTTGGAGGACATGCAAAGTATTGGTGAGTCGATGTTTAAAAGGTCGAGAGTTATCCTTCCATTGTGCGGAATGATGATTGACAGAAGATGTACTATTGCGATCGCATTTACTTTTGAGGCAATTCTTTATCTGCTTATAATGGACTCGTCAAACTTTGGCATGTTGTGAGATCCATAAATGTGCCTTCTTTTTGGCTAAGTGGCTCATTGCGTAAGAAACCAACAAGACTAATCCAAGTGTATTGCTTGGGATCAGGTATCCTGATGAAGAGGCAGGGCAGGTTCCAATGGCTTTCGTGGTGAGGAAGCCTGGTGCATGCGTTGCAGAATCTGAAATCATGGATTTCATTGCTGAACAGGTATGGTCCTCCTGGATTCATCTGTTTTGGAAGACTTCTTCAGTTTTTAGATTTTCCCAGGGAAATAGAGGAGTTGATGTCCTGAAGATACTAAATGCAAACGCTGAGGCACCTAATCATTGGCTATGAGAAAAACTATGACTTTATATTTCTCGATATGATAGGGGACACTATTTGATTCCCAATCACTGACTTGCTGGGCACCTGGTGTTCTTAACAGCATGCAGGGCAATTGGTCGAGTACCCCAACGAGTCTTAATATCGCCTAAGAAAGCATCTGCTCCAACCCTTGTTCTAGTCCATGCTGCTAATGTTCTTCTTTCCTCCCCTTTAACCCCAATTTGTCTTAACATTTCGGCGAGCTGTCAGTGCTACTAGCTCTATCCAACAAAATGGGCGTGGTCGTTTGTACTATACCTTTGTTTCACTTGCTATAGCTTACTTGGGTAACATAGCTCAATCAGAAAACTTGTTCCATTTAAGTAGCACAGAGCGAATTTGCAGTGTGTTCAGCCTGGTCCAAACCCATAGACAACCCTACTCTATTCTCTGATTACGTTAAACTGGATTCGCAGGTCGCTCCATACAAGAAGATAAGGCGTGTCGCTTTTATCAGTAGCATCCCCAAAAATCCTGCGGGAAAGATCTTGAGAAGGGAGCTCATCAATCATGCTTTATCTGCTGGTTCAGCTAGATTGTAAATCTTTGACCAGGAAAAGAAGTCCGATTTTACTTTTAAGTAAAACAGGCCATTGTTATCAGTTCTCTGTATTTGGCAATTTGCTGCTCCATGGTATGAATGTTGTACTTGTTTTTGGAAGTGATTCACCATTCCTTACCAAAGACAAAGATAAACCCAGCGAAATGTGTAATCGCAACTGAATCTTATACCAGTTCTTTAGAGAAACCGTGCTTGTTAATACTGGTCTAAAGCGGTTGAGTTCGATTCCCCACTTGGGTCCTTATATTCTTGTGTCGTGTTTAGTCATTGTTTTTGGATGAAATATGCCATTATCATTACCCTCTGCGTTTGGTGCTCCATGGGATGCAAGATTTAGCAACAGTTGTTGGAAATGATTGATCATCCTAGCAGAAGACACGTTACAAATCCAAAATTCAGGGCTGCCCCTTGTGATATGTGTACATGGCTGTGTAAGTGTCTAGTCTCTCTTGCCCCTGGCTCTGATTTTATTTCGCTCATTCCCTCCTATTGAAATGCAATGTTGATCTAGGAAACTTGACGTTTATAAATGCGACTTGAGTTTTAGATCAATCATGGGCctgtttggtttggttttgggaaAATGCCATTGGAagaatgcaaatacttttgagaTAAATGGATTTTTCGAAATgctagactgtttggtaaactataactaaaaaattagggaaataCAAAACTGTTTGATAAACATATACTTGAAAAGCACTTtagtgtgaccaaattaagttttttagttttagtatttttaaaattacaaaaaagaaacaatgactatataatattttacattttcatgttgagaataatgtaaaaatatatattagtaaatttagttaaaaattatattaagaatttgattatagattagatgcaaagctcaacgTTTGACTTATgattcttttaggtttgttttcaactttgaataatttttttaattattgtagtattaatcatcttcgttaattaattatcattctaatgtattgataaaaagttgagctattaattgtcaaaagataaaaaagaaaaatgtgaacccaacatttgcaaaggggttattatttttttcaaaaataaaaatgaaatccGATGAAATTTCATCACCGATTAACGGCGTTTAGGGTGTGGAAAAGATGatcggtttaaaaaaaaaaagaaaaagaagtcaacaaatgaataataaagATGGACTTGCATTTTcgaaatgctaaaagcccaaagtaggtccccacttgctttgggctttcaagatTTCAAAGGttagcatttggccaaacacACCtccaaatgctaaaccaaacacctaaattttttcccaatgagctttcgGGGctgaaagcccattgggaatgctgaaccaaacggggcctacattaattgatatggAATATTTCAACAACGCTGATAACACTTGATAAGCAATAATACCTAATGATTTTAGTTGTCTAAATGGTCAAGCTCGAGTCGCTTTAGATGCAAAGGTTAGTCATATTGTGTTTCCGAGTTAAATAATCAGTTTCCTTGGCCCAACCTTCTACCACAGTGTTCAGCTAAATGGGTATTGAATTTCCTTGTGCTTGGACAAGGCAGGAGCATACACTTAAGCATTCATGTCACGACTCTGAAGTCAAAACTGATTGTAGACGGTCCTCTATGTGAACTTGACTCATTTTCAAATTGTAGAGTCCTGAAATATTTGGCTCAATgttcaatcaaattctaaatgttcaaatttattcaatcatgttctaaatattttgaatttacatAGTAATTAGCAACCTATATTAAATCTTCGAGAACTTTACTTTGTATTTTATTATGACAAGTCAAATTGCTACAACAAGACTCTGTTTGCAAGTTACAAAAAGTAAGGATGATTACAAATTACAATCGTCAAAAAGTAGCGCTTGCTTTATTTACTAACGACAATGGCAATTATAGACCCGTAAAGGAAAAGTACtgtttttaaggaaaatgacttcGTCTTTGGTAAACTATTGTTTCTGAGGAAAATTACTTCCTTCGGAAGGCACATTTACTTTCATTCTTTATGACTTACAGGAAAATTATCCCTATGATGTTTACGAAAATTTAGGTTAATGGTTAAGTGATTAGAATTTTCACCTCACGCGATCTGTAGTCAAATTACTATCCTCGACTGTAATTGCTAACTACAAGTGCAACTAAACTatgaggaatttgagaaaaattatacCCCACGAAGGAAACCGATGGAGCAAACTTACtacttttaaataaaattagtcGCACTTAGAAAACATGTTACTAATTGCGATTTATTGCTAAGTGCTATTGATTCATTGCATGTTCGGAGAAATTGCGATTTATAGAAGTAAAATTATTAACATAAAGCGAAACTGACATTTTCATGTATTgagaaagagaatgagaaaatgagagaaaattcaaaatatcgCCTAGACTTCCTGAGGGTTGAATGCATACTTGATCTATCTTATTATCAGTTGCTCTAtatagattaattaaaaatcttatttaGCACTATTGTTGAATTTTTTCTCCCAATTCAATGTTTGAAATGCATCAAAGGAAGGATCTAATAATCGAGCGATGTTGAATAGAATAAGattgatttacaaaattaatatgttaatgatatgaaatgtaaatatttagataattagGTCATGTGTAATATCAATCCCACGTAACATTTCTTTCATAATAAATGCTTGAGTTGTTTGGCACATCAATTAAAATCCTTTcataatgaaaaggaaaaacaacgtAAATTATCCTTAAACTTTGACTCAATGCCTAATgttatctctaaatttttaatttgttcaacatgATCGCCAAAGTCAAATCTAATGTGCAATGTCCTTGAACATTTAATTTATGTAATGTGCTACTTGAACTTTTTATCTATTCAATTTATtccttgaattatatgaaaatatttaatattatctttAAACTACACGGAAATATTCAAGGATTATATTAAACATTTACTAAAAATTTgaaccatattaaacaaattaaaagatcaaGACGATAGTGCACATTTGACTaatgtttagaaattatattgaataaattcaaaatttagcatCGACATTAGATTATTCGTGTAATTATCCTGATGAAAACTCAAATCATTAGGAACATCAATTAGCATATGCACATTTTCCCACCTAGAAGCACtttgactctctctctttctctctctctctctcctcggtTGTGCTTTCTTTGCATTCATCAATGGCGTCAATGTAGATGGAGGAGAACCCTAGCCCTCGTGTGAAATCAAGGGCCACATTCCTGATACGCTTCTACTTGGATCAAGCTTcatttgatctctctctctctctctctctctctctctctctctctctctctacgtcAAGTAATTCTCGTTCACTTTTTTCTTCGATTTGATGATGACATATTTATGCTTGAAAAAGGTTTTGAATCTCtccttttctcattctcttttttaGATTTGCGGAGCTTTAGGATTGTGATTGTCATACCCCAACTTAATAAGAATAAGGGCATAACACGATCATCATTTCATCAAAGGACGCGGTCTcaacataaccaaaatttaacctgatatcaacatatatatatatatttttgacaaaaaagggTATTTGGTTACTATAACATAATTTACTATAAACCACGGAATCAATATATACGTCTTCATTAAAAACTAGCTCGCAAACTTATCAACTGTATACAACTCATACCAACAATCCCCACCACAAAAAAGTCTCATACCTACTTATGGCTCACTAAATAACTTGAAAAGCAATAGATTAGAGAAGTGAGCTATCGGTGAGTAACACATT
The sequence above is drawn from the Eucalyptus grandis isolate ANBG69807.140 chromosome 11, ASM1654582v1, whole genome shotgun sequence genome and encodes:
- the LOC104426179 gene encoding LOW QUALITY PROTEIN: 4-coumarate--CoA ligase-like 9 (The sequence of the model RefSeq protein was modified relative to this genomic sequence to represent the inferred CDS: inserted 2 bases in 1 codon; deleted 1 base in 1 codon), producing MASAPKPGPSAASGPPSPLPPPSLPISLTDFLFSILPSSSSSSSSPFLVDAATGHRVTYPRFISQCRALSSFLVSRFPSLSKNDVVLVLPPFSLHVPVIYFTLLSLGIVVSPANPLSSASEIRHLVGLSKPVLAFVTSXKQLKLPTLRHGTILIDSPEFESVLSRTGLKETDPVLRNVNRVTQADPATILYSSGTTGRVKGVLMTHGNMIAGVAGARQPEPGPKPVWLFPLPLFHVYGFASILRAFGMGATVVLMGKFELEAMLKAVEKYRVGLLPVSPPVVLALVKSELSGKYDLSSLRTVMCGGAPLGKEVSQRFQQQFPNVELVQGYALTESLLGSRMMGPDETKQYGSIGRLAEYMEAKIVNPVTGEALPPGCKGELWLHGPAIMKGYVGDEKATAETLDPEGWLKTGDLCYFDSEGFLYIVDRLKELIKYKAYQVPPAELEHLLQSHQQIAEAAVIPYPDEEAGQVPMAFVVRKPGACVAESEIMDFIAEQVAPYKKIRRVAFISSIPKNPAGKILRRELINHALSAGSARL